A genomic window from Bradyrhizobium lupini includes:
- a CDS encoding DUF3618 domain-containing protein — protein MAATVDRLKEQVSETAEDIRLKVSPQHIKSEVSDYVTHTTKGWVDGLKQQIMDNPMRAVAAGTAVAIPLLRLARGVPLPLLMIGAGLALTSKTVRDRAAEVSGPAMDKAGEVFEDMAGRARAMQGDLRDQLSSASNQAASMADIAQDSTAGLAADLRARATQAADTIGEKLKSGVDAAKESASAAKDAAGRAPQQARAIISDNAALIAGLGVAIGAIVAAALPETKVEAKAMGQTSDGVKRAAAEAAQSGFDGAKDAAMSAADAATSRVAEAGLGEHASRMTQNLADSLKTAADDVVGAAFNPSRNSNT, from the coding sequence TTGGCCGCTACGGTCGATCGGCTGAAAGAACAGGTCTCGGAGACGGCCGAGGACATCCGCCTCAAGGTCTCGCCGCAGCACATCAAGTCGGAAGTATCCGACTACGTCACCCATACGACAAAGGGCTGGGTCGACGGACTGAAACAGCAAATCATGGACAACCCTATGCGAGCGGTGGCCGCCGGGACCGCCGTGGCGATTCCACTTCTGCGCTTGGCGCGCGGTGTCCCCCTGCCGCTTTTAATGATCGGTGCCGGCTTGGCGCTCACCTCGAAAACCGTGCGAGACCGCGCCGCCGAGGTTTCCGGCCCTGCGATGGACAAGGCGGGCGAGGTTTTCGAGGACATGGCGGGCCGAGCGCGCGCCATGCAAGGCGATCTCAGGGATCAACTATCTTCCGCCAGTAATCAGGCCGCCAGCATGGCCGATATCGCGCAAGATTCGACTGCCGGTCTCGCGGCGGATTTGCGCGCACGGGCTACCCAGGCCGCCGACACTATTGGCGAGAAGCTTAAGAGCGGGGTGGATGCGGCGAAGGAAAGTGCCTCCGCAGCGAAGGACGCGGCCGGCAGAGCGCCCCAACAAGCTCGCGCGATTATCAGCGATAATGCCGCGCTGATCGCCGGCCTTGGCGTGGCGATCGGAGCCATCGTCGCAGCCGCTCTTCCGGAAACCAAGGTTGAAGCCAAGGCAATGGGCCAGACGAGCGACGGCGTGAAGCGCGCCGCTGCCGAGGCGGCTCAATCGGGATTTGACGGGGCAAAAGATGCCGCAATGTCGGCAGCCGACGCGGCAACAAGCAGGGTCGCTGAGGCCGGCCTCGGTGAGCATGCCAGCCGCATGACTCAGAACCTCGCTGACTCCCTCAAGACAGCCGCCGACGATGTCGTTGGAGCCGCTTTCAATCCCTCCCGCAATTCCAATACCTGA